One genomic segment of Flavobacteriaceae bacterium includes these proteins:
- a CDS encoding isochorismate synthase, translating into MLFHTSKYRESGFVFAPFDAVQKTVLIPMQASNFVSELADDTIEHHEKSGYRTIQSAKGSYINLVKKTIEDIKKSTIKKIVVSRKEVLRIENWNCINTFLKLLATYKGAMVYMWYHPKIGMWMGATPETLLQVKNSSFLTMSLAGTQVFNANTLSWGAKELEEQQLVTTFIQDQLTPIVKDIKIQERESIRAGNVLHLRTLISGKFDVQKASLQTLLKRLHPTPAVCGLPREVAKMFILTKEGYDRKFYTGFLGEMNLENTSSFFVNLRCMEIEEKTANLYVGGGITLHSSPEKEWEETQLKITTLKNVL; encoded by the coding sequence ATGCTTTTTCACACATCAAAATACAGGGAATCCGGATTTGTTTTTGCTCCTTTTGATGCTGTTCAGAAGACAGTTTTAATTCCAATGCAGGCATCGAATTTTGTATCTGAACTTGCTGATGATACTATTGAACACCACGAAAAATCAGGATATAGAACAATTCAAAGTGCTAAGGGAAGTTATATCAATTTGGTTAAAAAGACCATTGAAGATATCAAAAAAAGCACCATAAAAAAAATTGTAGTTTCCAGAAAAGAAGTATTACGGATAGAGAATTGGAATTGTATAAATACCTTTTTAAAACTGCTTGCTACTTATAAAGGAGCTATGGTATATATGTGGTATCATCCGAAAATAGGAATGTGGATGGGAGCTACCCCGGAAACATTATTGCAGGTAAAAAATTCTTCTTTCTTGACTATGTCATTGGCAGGTACACAAGTATTTAATGCTAATACCTTATCTTGGGGGGCCAAAGAATTAGAAGAGCAACAATTAGTAACCACATTTATACAAGACCAATTGACACCTATTGTTAAGGACATAAAGATACAAGAAAGAGAAAGTATACGGGCGGGCAATGTACTGCATTTAAGAACGCTTATATCAGGGAAGTTTGATGTGCAGAAAGCAAGTTTACAAACGCTACTGAAAAGATTACATCCAACACCGGCAGTTTGTGGCTTGCCCAGAGAGGTAGCTAAAATGTTTATTCTAACAAAAGAAGGGTATGATCGAAAATTCTACACAGGTTTTCTGGGAGAAATGAATTTAGAGAACACTTCTTCATTCTTTGTAAATCTCCGCTGTATGGAAATCGAAGAAAAAACGGCAAACCTCTATGTAGGTGGAGGAATTACCCTACACAGCAGTCCCGAAAAAGAATGGGAAGAAACACAGTTAAAGATAACTACTTTAAAAAATGTACTGTAG
- a CDS encoding hotdog fold thioesterase, protein MNKKELLQKFNDRCKNTLMETLAIEFIAVGDDFLTAKMPVNSKVHQPYGKLHGGATAALAESVGSVASNFFIDTSSQFVNGIELTINHLKSKTEGVVFATAKNIHKGRSTHLWEVKVVDEENQLISVCKMTNIVLEKRQK, encoded by the coding sequence ATGAATAAAAAAGAACTACTTCAAAAATTTAATGACCGCTGTAAAAATACATTGATGGAGACATTAGCAATTGAGTTTATAGCTGTCGGAGATGATTTTTTAACGGCAAAAATGCCGGTAAACTCTAAGGTTCATCAACCTTATGGGAAATTGCACGGAGGAGCTACCGCCGCCCTGGCGGAAAGTGTTGGAAGTGTCGCCTCGAATTTTTTTATTGACACTTCTTCACAATTTGTCAATGGAATTGAACTCACCATCAATCATCTTAAATCCAAAACAGAAGGAGTTGTTTTTGCAACGGCTAAAAATATTCATAAAGGCCGTTCAACGCACTTATGGGAAGTGAAAGTGGTAGATGAAGAAAATCAGCTCATATCTGTTTGCAAAATGACAAATATTGTATTAGAGAAAAGGCAGAAATGA
- a CDS encoding ATP-binding cassette domain-containing protein has translation MKTILSLKNIDKKYGQIHAVNNLSFDIHKGNVYGILGPNGSGKSTTLGIILNVVNKTSGAFSWFNGNLSTHDALKKVGAIIERPNFYPYMTAWQNLALICIIKGISTENIDEKLKTVNLYERRFSKFKTFSLGMKQRLAIASALLNDPEILILDEPTNGLDPQGIHEIRSIIKHIAGTGTTILLASHLLDEVEKVCSHVVVLEKGVKLYSGLVEEMTASKGLLEVKVDGDDTALISLLENHTGIASVKKEEAIIIATLKDTISASEINSFLFANGIAVSHLVKRKPSLEQQFLNLTGK, from the coding sequence TTGAAAACCATTCTATCTCTTAAAAATATCGATAAAAAATACGGGCAGATTCATGCGGTAAACAATTTGTCTTTTGATATACATAAGGGGAATGTTTATGGAATTTTAGGACCTAATGGCAGCGGAAAGTCCACCACTTTGGGAATCATCCTAAATGTTGTCAATAAAACTTCAGGAGCGTTTAGTTGGTTTAACGGAAACCTTTCTACACATGATGCACTAAAAAAAGTAGGAGCAATTATAGAAAGACCAAACTTCTATCCTTATATGACGGCCTGGCAGAATTTAGCATTGATCTGTATCATAAAAGGTATTTCTACGGAAAACATTGATGAAAAGCTGAAAACGGTAAATCTGTATGAAAGAAGGTTTAGTAAATTTAAAACCTTTTCACTGGGAATGAAACAACGTTTAGCCATTGCTTCCGCTTTACTGAACGATCCTGAAATTTTAATTTTAGATGAGCCTACCAATGGTCTGGACCCACAGGGAATCCACGAAATCAGAAGTATCATAAAACATATTGCGGGTACGGGAACTACCATTTTACTAGCCTCTCATCTGTTAGATGAAGTAGAAAAAGTATGCAGTCATGTCGTTGTTTTGGAAAAAGGAGTCAAACTATACAGCGGCTTAGTGGAAGAAATGACCGCTTCCAAAGGTTTATTGGAAGTAAAAGTTGACGGAGATGATACCGCGCTTATATCTCTCCTGGAAAACCACACCGGTATAGCCTCCGTAAAAAAAGAAGAAGCTATCATTATAGCTACTTTAAAAGATACGATTTCTGCTTCCGAAATAAATTCGTTTTTATTTGCCAATGGTATTGCAGTATCGCATCTCGTAAAACGCAAACCCAGTTTGGAACAACAATTTTTAAATCTGACCGGCAAGTAA
- a CDS encoding ATP-binding cassette domain-containing protein yields the protein MKALRYLNTYFLKYKYRLLLGIFITVLSKLLALEIPQIIRKSLNTVEDYQKGMVTDIKVVEYDLFVNVIIIIGIAILSGFFTFLMRQTIIVTSRLIEFDLKNEIYQQYQRLSPNFYKKNRTGDLMNRISEDVSKVRMYAGPAIMYSMNMIVLFVVGFTNMFRIDAKLTLYTLIPFPILSISIFILSKNINKRSTVVQQYLSKLTAFNQEFFSGINVVKSYGIKNMVISNFDTLADESKEKNIHLYKINALFFPLMVLLIGFSNLLVIYIGGKQYISGEIQIGVIAEFIIYVNMLTWPVAVVGWVTSMVQQAEVSQQRINEFLQQEPEIKNENTDAVDIKGDIEFRNVTLTYDDTHITALKHVSFKVNAGETIAIMGKTGSGKSSIVHLVSRQYDTTEGAVLIDNRDVKNWNLNTIRAQMGVVPQDPFLFSETIEDNIKFGKAGATTEVIITAAKNAVVHDNIIDFKEGYRTVLGERGVTLSGGQKQRVSIARAIIKDPKILIFDDCLSAVDTETEEKILDNLAKVSKNKTTFIISHRVSSAKYADKILILDKGEIIQQGTHNQLVTKEGYYKELYDQQLL from the coding sequence ATGAAAGCATTACGATACTTAAATACCTATTTTCTAAAATACAAATACAGGCTGCTTTTAGGTATCTTTATTACAGTGCTGTCTAAGCTTCTGGCATTAGAAATTCCGCAAATCATCCGAAAATCCTTAAATACGGTAGAAGATTATCAAAAAGGGATGGTTACTGATATAAAAGTAGTTGAATATGATTTATTTGTGAATGTCATCATCATCATTGGTATTGCCATACTCTCCGGCTTTTTTACTTTTCTAATGCGGCAAACAATTATCGTTACATCCAGGTTAATTGAATTTGATTTAAAAAACGAAATTTATCAGCAATACCAGAGGTTATCTCCTAACTTTTATAAAAAAAACAGAACAGGTGATTTAATGAACCGTATTAGTGAAGATGTTTCTAAAGTCAGAATGTATGCCGGGCCTGCTATCATGTATTCTATGAATATGATTGTGCTGTTTGTAGTGGGTTTCACCAATATGTTTAGAATTGATGCAAAACTAACTTTATATACCTTAATTCCTTTTCCAATATTGTCGATTTCCATTTTTATACTTAGTAAGAATATTAATAAAAGAAGTACTGTTGTACAACAATATTTATCTAAACTTACTGCTTTTAACCAAGAATTTTTCTCGGGTATCAATGTGGTAAAATCATATGGGATTAAAAATATGGTCATTTCAAATTTTGATACACTTGCCGACGAGAGTAAAGAAAAAAACATTCATTTATATAAAATAAACGCATTGTTTTTTCCGCTAATGGTGTTGCTCATTGGGTTTAGCAATTTGTTGGTCATCTATATTGGCGGAAAGCAATATATCTCAGGTGAGATTCAAATAGGTGTCATTGCAGAGTTTATCATTTATGTAAACATGCTTACATGGCCTGTTGCCGTTGTTGGGTGGGTTACGTCCATGGTACAACAAGCTGAAGTCTCTCAGCAAAGAATCAATGAGTTTTTACAACAAGAGCCCGAAATTAAAAATGAAAATACAGATGCTGTTGATATAAAGGGAGATATTGAGTTTAGGAATGTTACTTTAACCTATGACGATACCCATATTACCGCTTTAAAGCATGTGAGTTTTAAGGTAAATGCAGGAGAAACGATTGCCATTATGGGAAAAACAGGTTCCGGAAAATCCAGTATTGTACACTTGGTTTCCAGGCAGTACGATACCACAGAAGGTGCTGTATTGATTGACAACAGGGATGTTAAAAACTGGAATTTAAATACTATAAGAGCGCAAATGGGCGTTGTTCCCCAAGATCCGTTCTTGTTTTCAGAAACCATAGAAGATAATATTAAGTTTGGTAAAGCAGGCGCCACAACCGAAGTCATTATAACAGCGGCTAAAAATGCTGTTGTACATGATAATATTATAGATTTCAAAGAGGGCTACCGTACCGTTTTAGGAGAACGAGGAGTAACATTATCCGGGGGTCAGAAACAACGTGTTTCCATAGCCAGGGCAATTATTAAAGATCCTAAAATTCTAATTTTTGATGACTGTTTATCTGCTGTTGACACGGAAACAGAAGAAAAAATACTGGACAATCTGGCAAAAGTTTCTAAAAATAAAACCACATTTATCATCAGTCACCGTGTTTCTTCAGCAAAATATGCGGATAAAATTTTGATTTTAGATAAAGGGGAAATTATTCAGCAAGGCACTCATAACCAGCTAGTAACGAAAGAAGGGTACTATAAAGAATTGTACGATCAACAACTTTTGTAA
- a CDS encoding ABC transporter permease subunit, which produces MIRLLTIEFHKLKYNKASKILSIIYFGLLTSIALIAAIKFDIGVIQFHLADAGIFNFPYIWHFNTYMAAVLKFFLLLVIVSMMSNEYSYKTLKQNLIDGLSKKEFILSKFYTVIVFAAISTLFILVVSLILGLIYSDYTEISIIFSDLEYLFAFFVKLVGFFSFGLFFGILIKRSAFAVGAMVIWFIIENIIRGVLFWNFRELEHRVENVNAIMQFLPFESMANLIKEPFTRLGAVKTVANQVGETFNKSYDVSFSSIAIVSAWTFLFIYWSYILLKKRDL; this is translated from the coding sequence ATGATAAGACTGCTCACCATAGAATTTCATAAGTTAAAATACAATAAAGCCAGTAAAATACTATCCATTATCTATTTTGGCCTGCTGACTTCCATTGCATTAATTGCAGCCATCAAATTTGATATTGGCGTTATTCAATTTCACCTGGCAGATGCGGGGATTTTTAATTTTCCCTATATATGGCATTTTAACACCTATATGGCTGCCGTCTTAAAATTCTTTTTGCTTTTGGTGATTGTATCTATGATGTCAAATGAATATAGTTATAAAACGCTGAAGCAAAACCTTATTGACGGTTTGAGTAAAAAAGAATTTATTCTCTCTAAGTTTTATACGGTGATTGTTTTTGCAGCCATTTCTACCCTATTTATTTTAGTAGTGTCTTTAATTCTTGGGCTCATCTATTCCGATTACACTGAAATAAGCATTATCTTTTCCGATTTGGAATATTTATTCGCATTCTTTGTAAAGTTAGTTGGCTTTTTCTCTTTTGGATTGTTCTTCGGAATATTAATAAAAAGATCTGCCTTTGCCGTAGGTGCTATGGTGATTTGGTTTATTATAGAAAATATCATACGAGGGGTCTTATTCTGGAATTTTAGAGAGCTGGAACACAGAGTGGAAAATGTCAATGCTATTATGCAATTTCTGCCTTTTGAATCTATGGCTAATCTAATAAAAGAACCTTTTACAAGACTAGGTGCCGTAAAAACAGTAGCTAATCAGGTAGGAGAAACCTTTAACAAAAGTTATGATGTTAGTTTTTCCAGTATTGCCATTGTATCGGCTTGGACTTTTCTGTTTATCTATTGGTCTTATATTTTACTGAAAAAGAGAGATTTATAA
- a CDS encoding DUF3276 family protein, which translates to MAERVEQEEIFSQVLRAGRRTYFFDVRSTKADDYYLTITESKKFTHDDGSFHYQKHKIYLYKEDFSDFHEMLTKATEYIIDKKGTEVISERHKKDFKKESTSESKTDNKPTESFTDVSFEDI; encoded by the coding sequence ATGGCAGAGAGAGTAGAACAAGAAGAAATCTTTTCACAAGTTTTAAGAGCAGGGAGAAGAACTTATTTTTTTGACGTTAGATCAACGAAAGCGGACGATTACTATTTAACTATCACGGAAAGTAAGAAGTTTACTCATGATGATGGTTCTTTCCATTATCAAAAACACAAGATCTATTTATACAAAGAAGATTTCTCTGATTTTCACGAAATGCTTACCAAAGCAACAGAATATATTATTGACAAAAAGGGGACTGAAGTAATTAGTGAACGTCATAAAAAAGATTTTAAAAAAGAAAGTACTTCGGAAAGTAAAACAGATAACAAACCCACAGAAAGTTTTACAGATGTTAGCTTTGAAGATATCTAG
- a CDS encoding leucine dehydrogenase, whose protein sequence is MTSEIINISDIKNNPVFGQASFEGHEQVVFCNDEDIGLKAIIGIHNTTLGPALGGTRMWSYASEWDALNDVLRLSRGMTYKSAITGLNLGGGKAVIIGDAKTQKNDDLMRRFGAFINTLSGKYITAEDVGMETRDMDIIREVTPYVTGISKTNGGSGNPSPVTAYGVYMGMKAASKYKFGTEKLEGKKILVQGMGHVGEILVKHITGEGAQVIINDINEKRLEELSKKYNTNVVLGNDIYGLDVDIYAPCALGATINDSTIDQLKAKVIAGAANNQLADEIRHGKLLRERGIAYAPDFLINAGGIINVYAELEGYNKEESIRKTENIFNTTLEIFQLSEVENITTYKAAFNIAQKRIDTTKKKSE, encoded by the coding sequence ATGACATCAGAAATCATAAATATCAGTGACATAAAAAATAATCCGGTCTTTGGTCAGGCTTCTTTTGAAGGACATGAACAAGTTGTTTTTTGCAATGACGAAGATATAGGTTTAAAAGCAATTATCGGAATACATAATACAACTTTAGGCCCTGCATTGGGAGGCACTAGAATGTGGTCATATGCTTCCGAATGGGATGCATTAAATGATGTATTGCGTTTGTCCAGAGGGATGACTTATAAATCAGCGATTACCGGTTTAAACCTTGGTGGAGGCAAGGCCGTTATTATAGGAGATGCTAAAACTCAAAAAAACGACGACCTAATGCGTAGATTTGGAGCGTTTATCAACACTTTAAGCGGAAAATATATTACAGCCGAAGATGTCGGAATGGAAACGAGAGATATGGATATTATCAGAGAGGTAACTCCATATGTAACCGGCATTTCCAAAACTAACGGAGGATCAGGCAACCCTTCCCCGGTTACTGCTTACGGAGTGTATATGGGAATGAAAGCCGCTTCCAAATATAAATTCGGAACTGAAAAATTAGAAGGTAAAAAAATCCTGGTACAAGGTATGGGTCATGTTGGCGAAATACTTGTAAAACACATTACCGGTGAAGGAGCTCAGGTAATTATAAATGATATAAATGAGAAAAGACTGGAAGAACTGAGTAAAAAATATAACACCAATGTAGTATTGGGAAATGATATTTACGGATTGGATGTGGATATATATGCGCCCTGTGCTTTAGGAGCAACTATCAACGACAGTACCATAGATCAATTAAAGGCTAAAGTGATTGCAGGTGCTGCAAATAATCAGTTAGCAGATGAGATCAGACACGGTAAATTATTAAGAGAAAGAGGAATTGCTTATGCTCCTGATTTCCTGATAAATGCCGGAGGCATTATCAATGTATATGCAGAATTAGAAGGATATAATAAAGAAGAAAGTATTCGAAAAACAGAAAATATATTCAATACGACTTTAGAAATATTTCAATTATCGGAAGTAGAAAATATAACAACATATAAGGCAGCTTTTAATATTGCTCAAAAAAGAATTGACACTACTAAAAAAAAGTCCGAATAA
- a CDS encoding alpha/beta fold hydrolase produces the protein MKRLKKMLNFFFGILCITFIGLYIAFYQLSKPESDETVVKELKTGFADVSLTRGHFKNFEYRKVSIRKDTALPTIIFVHGTIGSAMNFKEYLIDNSLLQKANLISYDRIGYNYKDKYQVQESIAFEAEMLDSIIDNDPNTIVVGYSYGGPIALAAKTRIKNIILIAPAVYGKVEPMPFLLNIYKWRFTRWTVPHVWKQAAKEKMSHREDLSKFEDHWNQNKNQILSIHGNTDWIVPYENSLFLQRQFPGKQFKLITVDDAGHELVWSHKELIKKELLKLLD, from the coding sequence ATGAAGCGGTTAAAAAAAATGTTAAATTTTTTTTTTGGTATACTATGCATTACTTTTATAGGCTTGTATATAGCTTTTTATCAGCTTAGTAAACCAGAATCTGATGAGACAGTTGTCAAAGAACTCAAAACCGGTTTTGCAGATGTATCTCTGACAAGAGGACATTTTAAAAATTTTGAATACAGAAAAGTTAGTATTCGAAAAGATACCGCATTGCCCACCATTATTTTTGTTCACGGAACCATAGGCTCTGCTATGAATTTCAAAGAATATTTAATCGATAACTCACTTTTACAAAAAGCAAATTTGATCTCTTATGACAGGATTGGATATAATTATAAAGACAAATATCAAGTTCAGGAATCTATTGCTTTTGAAGCAGAAATGTTAGATAGCATCATAGACAATGATCCAAATACTATTGTTGTCGGATACTCTTACGGAGGCCCTATAGCTTTGGCTGCTAAAACTAGAATAAAAAATATAATATTAATTGCACCGGCAGTGTATGGTAAAGTAGAACCCATGCCTTTTTTGTTGAACATCTATAAGTGGAGATTCACTCGATGGACAGTGCCACACGTATGGAAACAAGCTGCTAAAGAAAAAATGTCGCATCGGGAGGATTTATCTAAATTTGAAGATCATTGGAATCAAAATAAAAATCAAATTTTAAGTATTCACGGCAATACGGATTGGATAGTGCCCTACGAAAATTCGCTTTTTTTACAAAGACAATTCCCCGGGAAGCAATTTAAATTAATTACTGTAGATGATGCCGGTCATGAGTTAGTATGGTCACATAAAGAGTTGATAAAAAAAGAACTTTTAAAACTGCTGGATTGA